One window of the Dryobates pubescens isolate bDryPub1 chromosome 13, bDryPub1.pri, whole genome shotgun sequence genome contains the following:
- the LOC104299285 gene encoding ovotransferrin translates to MKLILSAVLSFGIVALCFAAPPKPVIRWCTISSAEETKCNSLRDLMQQESVALSCLKKATYLDCIKAISNNEADAISLDGGHIFEAGLAPYKLKPIVAEVYEQSGGSTTSYYAVAIVKKGTDITINNLQGKTSCHTGLGRSAGWNIPIGTLLHRGDIKWEGKESGSIEQAVANFFSASCVPGATSEQKLCRQCKGDAKTKCSRSAPYSGYSGAFQCLKDGKGDVAFVKHTTVQENAPGEKDGYELLCLDGSRQPVDNYKSCHWARVPAHAVVARDDSKIDDIWSFLSKAQEKFGVGTTGSFHLFGPPGKKDPSQKDLLFKDSAVQLKRIPSLMDSQLYLGYEYYNAIQSLQEDDLSSSRRENKTRWCAVGKNEKIKCDLWSVMSNGDVECTVADNANDCIIKIMKGEADAISLDGGFVYTAGVCGLVPVMGENYEDYSQCSKADGEPGNYCQQTAALRSLRRKENTIRSGELSLLKASYFAVAVVKKSDSGITWKNLQGKKSCHTAVGRTAGWNIPMGLIHNMTGSCNFDEYFSKGCAPGSPPNSRLCELCRGSEGVPPEKCVANSHEKYYGYTGAFRCLVERGDVAFIKHSIVEENTDGRNKEDWAKSLRMEDFELLCTDGQRKNVMAYRDCHLAKVPTHAVITRPEKARQVRELLERQEKLFGTKGVAKDKFKMFESQTKDLLFKDLTKCLVKLREGITYKEFLGDQYYASVASLNTCNPSDLLQVCTFLEDKHRAPSRPAPGRAAELCPSPPPASRKPRPLAPRNYDSRRGAGSRVRSAATCGVAAMAAGLEPHLEALLRASDPTVLSVLLALIAVVITLLIWRFVQSRRSSRKAVLLLGLCDAGKTLIFARLLTGKYRDTQTSITDSSAVYRASNDKSANVTLIDLPGHESLRLQFLERFKAAARAIVFVVDSVAFQREVKDVAEFLYQVLVDSTVLKNAPALLIACNKQDVTMAKSAKLIQQQLEKELNTLRVTRSAAPTSLDGSATGAPAQLGKKGKDFDFSQLPMKVDFVECSARGSKGEEGDADFEGLEKWLAKIA, encoded by the exons ATGAAACTCATACTCTCGGCTGTGCTGTCCTTCGGGATAGTGG CTCTGTGTTTTGCTGCTCCACCCAAGCCAGTCATCAGATGGTGCACAATATCCTCAGCGGAAGAGACCAAATGCAATAGTCTAAGGGACCTCATGCAACAAGAGAGCGTTGCACTGAGCTGCCTGAAGAAAGCAACGTACCTCGACTGCATAAAAGCCATTTCA AATAACGAAGCAGATGCCATTAGCCTGGATGGTGGCCACATTTTTGAGGCAGGCCTTGCCCCCTACAAGTTGAAGCCCATTGTTGCTGAGGTCTACGAACAATCTGGAG GCTCCACAACCAGCTACTATGCCGTGGCCATAGTGAAGAAAGGAACAGACATCACGATAAACAACTTGCAGGGCAAGACCTCCTGCCACACCGGCCTGGGCAGGTCTGCTGGCTGGAACATCCCCATTGGGACACTCCTTCACCGGGGAGACATCAAGTGGGAGGGCAAAGAGTCAGGCTCCATCGAACAAG CGGTGGCCAACTTCTTCTCTGCTAGCTGTGTGCCTGGTGCCACCAGTGAACAAAAACTGTGCCGCCAGTGCAAGGGAGACGCCAAAACCAAGTGCTCCCGCTCAGCGCCTTATTCTGGGTACTCTGGAGCTTTCCA ATGTCTGAAGGATGGTAAAGGAGATGTGGCTTTTGTGAAACACACAACTGTTCAAG agAACGCCCCAGGGGAGAAGGATGGCTATGAGCTTCTGTGTCTGGATGGCAGCCGTCAGCCTGTGGATAACTACAAATCCTGCCACTGGGCCAGGGTGCCTGCCCACGCTGTTGTGGCTCGAGATGATAGCAAGATTGATGATATCTGGAGCTTCCTCTCAAAAGCACAG GAAAAGTTTGGTGTGGGCACAACTGGCAGCTTCCACCTCTTTGGGCCACCTGGCAAGAAGGACCCAAGCCAGAAAGACTTGCTTTTCAAAGACTCTGCTGTACAGCTGAAGCGTATCCCATCGCTGATGGATTCCCAGCTCTACCTGGGCTATGAGTACTACAATGCCATCCAGAGCCTTCAGGAAG ATGATCTGAGCTCCAGCCGCAGAGAAAACAAGACGCGGTGGTGTGCGGTAGGCAAGAATGAGAAGATCAAGTGTGACCTCTGGAGCGTGATGAGCAACGGGGATGTGGAGTGCACCGTGGCAGACAACGCCAATGACTGCATTATTAAGATAATG AAAGGTGAAGCAGATGCTATCAGCTTAGACGGAGGTTTTGTCTACACTGCTGGGGTGTGTGGCTTGGTGCCAGTGATGGGAGAAAACTACGAGG ATTACAGTCAATGCAGCAAAGCAGACGGAGAACCAGGTAATTACTGCCAGCagacagcagccctgaggagcctaaggagaaaggaaaacacaatCAGGAGTGGAGAA CTTTCTCTTCTGAAAGCTTCCTACTTCGCTGTGGCTGTTGTGAAGAAATCTGACAGTGGTATCACCTGGAAGAACCTGCAGGGCAAGAAGTCATGCCACACTGCTGTGGGGAGAACTGCTGGCTGGAACATTCCTATGGGCTTGATTCACAACATGACAGGGAGCTGCAATTTCG ATGAATACTTCAGtaagggctgtgctcctggctcTCCCCCTAACTCCCGCCTCTGTGAACTCTGCCGAGGCTCCGAGGGAGTCCCTCCTGAGAAGTGCGTGGCCAACAGCCACGAGAAATACTACGGCTACACTGGAGCTTTCCG GTGTCTGGTGGAGCGGGGTGATGTGGCCTTTATTAAGCATTCAATCGTTGAGGAAAACACTGATG GCAGAAATAAAGAAGACTGGGCCAAAAGTCTGAGAATGGAAGATTTTGAGTTGCTCTGCACTGATGGGCAACGGAAAAATGTCATGGCTTACCGGGACTGCCACCTGGCCAAAGTTCCTACCCACGCTGTGATCACACGTCCTGAGAAAGCAAGACAAGTccgtgagctgctggagagacaaGAG AAACTCTTTGGAACAAAAGGAGTGGCAAAAGACAAGTTCAAGATGTTTGAGTCTCAAACCAAGGACCTTCTCTTTAAAGACTTGACCAAGTGTCTGGTCAAACTCCGTGAAGGAATAACGTACAAGGAATTCCTTGGAGATCAATACTATGCTTCAGTTGCTAGCCTCAACACCTGCAATCCATCAG ATCTCCTCCAGGTGTGCACCTTCCTTGAGGACAA GCACCGAGCTCCCTCACGGCCGGCGCCGGGCCGAGCCGccgagctctgccccagcccgcCGCCCGCCTCCCGCAAGCCACGCCCCCTTGCCCCGCGGAACTACGACTCCC GGCGCGGGGCCGGAAGCCGAGTGCGGAGTGCGGCGACGTGTGGCGTGGCGGCCATGGCGGCCGGGCTGGAGCCGCACCTGGAGGCGCTGCTGCGGGCCTCTGACCCCACCGTGCTCTCCGTCCTTCTGGCGCTGATCGCCGTCGTCATCACGCTCT TGATCTGGAGGTTcgtgcagagcaggaggagcagccggAAGGCCGTGTTGCTGCTGGGCCTCTGCGACGCGGGGAAGACGTTGATTTTCGCGCGG ctgtTGACAGGCAAATACCGTGATACCCAGACGTCCATCACCGACAGCTCTGCAGTGTACAGAGCCAGCAATGACAAG AGTGCTAATGTGACCTTAATCGACCTTCCAGGCCATGAGAGTTTGAGGCTTCAGTTCTTGGAGAGGTtcaaggctgcagccag AGCCATTGTGTTTGTGGTGGACAGTGTGGCCTTCCAGCGGGAGGTGAAGGATGTGGCAGAGTTCCTCTACCAGGTCCTGGTTGATAGCACCGTGCTCAAAAatgcaccagccctgctgattGCTTGCAATAAACAAG aTGTCACAATGGCAAAATCAGCAAAACtaattcagcagcagctggagaaagaGCT caATACCTTACGAGTGACACgctctgcagcccccaccaGCCTGGATGGCTCAGCCACTggggcccctgcccagctggggaagaaggGCAAGGATTTTGACTTCTCCCAGCTACCCATGAAGGTGGACTTCGTGGAGTGCAGTGCTCGGGGCagcaagggagaggagggagatgcCGACTTCGAGGGCCTGGAGAAATGGCTGGCCAAGATTGCTTGA